A region from the Mustela erminea isolate mMusErm1 chromosome 2, mMusErm1.Pri, whole genome shotgun sequence genome encodes:
- the C2H8orf58 gene encoding uncharacterized protein C8orf58 homolog isoform X3, which produces MLGRRRVFAVEPLGGRDGVGEDLAHGCVVPGVSSTYRRIPDAAQDWSLDSWKRDGQLRGPRRQQPLLKLASRDSGVEMVVGDGPLTTSPGLSQVCLDFEPTGSPEPLALAPVEPPAHLGRLLANRKLEQVLERSRRLPTSLASMSRHCRSLNSPCELESQVPPFGAGEQEATEADLEAGLEEAEVAGALGPEAWACLPGQGLRYLEHLCLVLEQMARLQQLYLQLQTQRPLPDPEVEEEEIEGAGGEPTLAPSPPPSCDTSPEVHELLSQRQEAGAETAAPLKAGLPSANPPRLLEAAAEPAQIFAPSQGHKVKVLLNRIRWRSPKHPESPALPDGPAPRIESRGVPERPPCQPLRKTFMPSFVVKKQRAKNLSVC; this is translated from the exons ATGCTGGGCCGGCGGCGCGTCTTCGCCGTGGAGCCGCTCGGCGGCCGGG ATGGGGTTGGTGAGGACTTGGCACACGGTTGTGTAGTACCTGGAGTCAGCAGCACCTACCGACGGATCCCAGACGCGGCTCAAGATTGGTCACTGGACTCCTGGAAGAGAGATGGCCAGCTGAGAGGTCCCAGGAGGCAGCAACCACTTCTCAAACTGGCTTCCAGGGACTCAGGAGTGGAGATGGTGGTTGGGGACGGGCCCCTGACGACCTCACCGGGCCTTTCTCAGGTCTGTCTGGACTTTGAGCCTACAGGGAGCCCTGAGCCCCTGGCCCTTGCTCCCGTGGAGCCTCCTGCCCATCTTGGCCGGCTTCTGGCCAACCGTAAGCTGGAGCAGGTGCTGGAGCGCTCCCGCCGGCTCCCCACTTCCCTCGCCAGCATGTCACGACACTGCCGCTCACTGAATTCCCCCTGCGAGCTGGAAAGTCAAGTGCCCCCTTTTGGAGCTGGGGAACAGGAGGCCACAGAGGCAGACCTAGAGGCAGGCCTGGAGGAAGCAGAGGTG GCGGGGGCCCTGGGGCCTGAAGCCTGGGCCTGTCTCCCAGGACAAGGGCTCCGATACCTGGAACACCTGTGCCTCGTGCTGGAGCAGATGGCAAGGCTCCAGCAGCTCTACTTGCAGCTGCAGACCCAGAGGCCCCTACCG GATCCTgaagtggaggaagaggagataGAGGGGGCAGGGGGGGAGCCAACCCTGGCCCCTTCACCGCCACCCTCTTGTGACACAAGCCCTGAGGTGCATGAACTGCTCagccagaggcaggaggcag GGGCAGAAACAGCTGCACCCCTAAAGGCTGGGCTGCCCAGTGCCAACCCTCCCAGGCTCTTAGAGGCCGCCGCAGAACCAGCTCAGATCTTTGCCCCCTCCCAGGGACACAAG GTCAAGGTCCTGCTCAACCGGATCCGTTGGAGGAGCCCGAAACACCCTGAGTCCCCTGCCCTTCCTGATGGCCCTGCCCCTAG GATTGAGTCAAGAGGCGTCCCTGAAAGACCTCCATGCCAGCCCCTCCGAAAGACCTTTATGCCATCATTTGTGGTTAAGAAGCAACGAGCAAAAAACCTTTCTGTATGCTGA
- the C2H8orf58 gene encoding uncharacterized protein C8orf58 homolog isoform X1 has translation MGRDLGGAVAVQSGPLPSPLAQDTPPRGMLPVARNAGGVRGSLPSLMQTLLADGVGEDLAHGCVVPGVSSTYRRIPDAAQDWSLDSWKRDGQLRGPRRQQPLLKLASRDSGVEMVVGDGPLTTSPGLSQVCLDFEPTGSPEPLALAPVEPPAHLGRLLANRKLEQVLERSRRLPTSLASMSRHCRSLNSPCELESQVPPFGAGEQEATEADLEAGLEEAEVAGALGPEAWACLPGQGLRYLEHLCLVLEQMARLQQLYLQLQTQRPLPDPEVEEEEIEGAGGEPTLAPSPPPSCDTSPEVHELLSQRQEAGAETAAPLKAGLPSANPPRLLEAAAEPAQIFAPSQGHKRDLSHWNKVKVLLNRIRWRSPKHPESPALPDGPAPRIESRGVPERPPCQPLRKTFMPSFVVKKQRAKNLSVC, from the exons ATGGGGAGAGATCTGGGCGGGGCTGTGGCTGTCCAGTCCGGTCCCCTCCCTTCACCTCTGGCCCAGGACACTCCTCCCCGGGGAATGCTGCCAGTTGCCAGGAATGCTGGGGGCGTTAGGGGCAGCCTGCCCAGCCTGATGCAGACTCTCCTTGCAGATGGGGTTGGTGAGGACTTGGCACACGGTTGTGTAGTACCTGGAGTCAGCAGCACCTACCGACGGATCCCAGACGCGGCTCAAGATTGGTCACTGGACTCCTGGAAGAGAGATGGCCAGCTGAGAGGTCCCAGGAGGCAGCAACCACTTCTCAAACTGGCTTCCAGGGACTCAGGAGTGGAGATGGTGGTTGGGGACGGGCCCCTGACGACCTCACCGGGCCTTTCTCAGGTCTGTCTGGACTTTGAGCCTACAGGGAGCCCTGAGCCCCTGGCCCTTGCTCCCGTGGAGCCTCCTGCCCATCTTGGCCGGCTTCTGGCCAACCGTAAGCTGGAGCAGGTGCTGGAGCGCTCCCGCCGGCTCCCCACTTCCCTCGCCAGCATGTCACGACACTGCCGCTCACTGAATTCCCCCTGCGAGCTGGAAAGTCAAGTGCCCCCTTTTGGAGCTGGGGAACAGGAGGCCACAGAGGCAGACCTAGAGGCAGGCCTGGAGGAAGCAGAGGTG GCGGGGGCCCTGGGGCCTGAAGCCTGGGCCTGTCTCCCAGGACAAGGGCTCCGATACCTGGAACACCTGTGCCTCGTGCTGGAGCAGATGGCAAGGCTCCAGCAGCTCTACTTGCAGCTGCAGACCCAGAGGCCCCTACCG GATCCTgaagtggaggaagaggagataGAGGGGGCAGGGGGGGAGCCAACCCTGGCCCCTTCACCGCCACCCTCTTGTGACACAAGCCCTGAGGTGCATGAACTGCTCagccagaggcaggaggcag GGGCAGAAACAGCTGCACCCCTAAAGGCTGGGCTGCCCAGTGCCAACCCTCCCAGGCTCTTAGAGGCCGCCGCAGAACCAGCTCAGATCTTTGCCCCCTCCCAGGGACACAAG CGGGATCTCTCCCACTGGAACAAGGTCAAGGTCCTGCTCAACCGGATCCGTTGGAGGAGCCCGAAACACCCTGAGTCCCCTGCCCTTCCTGATGGCCCTGCCCCTAG GATTGAGTCAAGAGGCGTCCCTGAAAGACCTCCATGCCAGCCCCTCCGAAAGACCTTTATGCCATCATTTGTGGTTAAGAAGCAACGAGCAAAAAACCTTTCTGTATGCTGA
- the C2H8orf58 gene encoding uncharacterized protein C8orf58 homolog isoform X2, with protein sequence MGRDLGGAVAVQSGPLPSPLAQDTPPRGMLPVARNAGGVRGSLPSLMQTLLADGVGEDLAHGCVVPGVSSTYRRIPDAAQDWSLDSWKRDGQLRGPRRQQPLLKLASRDSGVEMVVGDGPLTTSPGLSQVCLDFEPTGSPEPLALAPVEPPAHLGRLLANRKLEQVLERSRRLPTSLASMSRHCRSLNSPCELESQVPPFGAGEQEATEADLEAGLEEAEVAGALGPEAWACLPGQGLRYLEHLCLVLEQMARLQQLYLQLQTQRPLPDPEVEEEEIEGAGGEPTLAPSPPPSCDTSPEVHELLSQRQEAGAETAAPLKAGLPSANPPRLLEAAAEPAQIFAPSQGHKVKVLLNRIRWRSPKHPESPALPDGPAPRIESRGVPERPPCQPLRKTFMPSFVVKKQRAKNLSVC encoded by the exons ATGGGGAGAGATCTGGGCGGGGCTGTGGCTGTCCAGTCCGGTCCCCTCCCTTCACCTCTGGCCCAGGACACTCCTCCCCGGGGAATGCTGCCAGTTGCCAGGAATGCTGGGGGCGTTAGGGGCAGCCTGCCCAGCCTGATGCAGACTCTCCTTGCAGATGGGGTTGGTGAGGACTTGGCACACGGTTGTGTAGTACCTGGAGTCAGCAGCACCTACCGACGGATCCCAGACGCGGCTCAAGATTGGTCACTGGACTCCTGGAAGAGAGATGGCCAGCTGAGAGGTCCCAGGAGGCAGCAACCACTTCTCAAACTGGCTTCCAGGGACTCAGGAGTGGAGATGGTGGTTGGGGACGGGCCCCTGACGACCTCACCGGGCCTTTCTCAGGTCTGTCTGGACTTTGAGCCTACAGGGAGCCCTGAGCCCCTGGCCCTTGCTCCCGTGGAGCCTCCTGCCCATCTTGGCCGGCTTCTGGCCAACCGTAAGCTGGAGCAGGTGCTGGAGCGCTCCCGCCGGCTCCCCACTTCCCTCGCCAGCATGTCACGACACTGCCGCTCACTGAATTCCCCCTGCGAGCTGGAAAGTCAAGTGCCCCCTTTTGGAGCTGGGGAACAGGAGGCCACAGAGGCAGACCTAGAGGCAGGCCTGGAGGAAGCAGAGGTG GCGGGGGCCCTGGGGCCTGAAGCCTGGGCCTGTCTCCCAGGACAAGGGCTCCGATACCTGGAACACCTGTGCCTCGTGCTGGAGCAGATGGCAAGGCTCCAGCAGCTCTACTTGCAGCTGCAGACCCAGAGGCCCCTACCG GATCCTgaagtggaggaagaggagataGAGGGGGCAGGGGGGGAGCCAACCCTGGCCCCTTCACCGCCACCCTCTTGTGACACAAGCCCTGAGGTGCATGAACTGCTCagccagaggcaggaggcag GGGCAGAAACAGCTGCACCCCTAAAGGCTGGGCTGCCCAGTGCCAACCCTCCCAGGCTCTTAGAGGCCGCCGCAGAACCAGCTCAGATCTTTGCCCCCTCCCAGGGACACAAG GTCAAGGTCCTGCTCAACCGGATCCGTTGGAGGAGCCCGAAACACCCTGAGTCCCCTGCCCTTCCTGATGGCCCTGCCCCTAG GATTGAGTCAAGAGGCGTCCCTGAAAGACCTCCATGCCAGCCCCTCCGAAAGACCTTTATGCCATCATTTGTGGTTAAGAAGCAACGAGCAAAAAACCTTTCTGTATGCTGA